Proteins encoded together in one Megasphaera vaginalis (ex Bordigoni et al. 2020) window:
- a CDS encoding PTS glucitol/sorbitol transporter subunit IIA — protein sequence MKYYTEITTIGTEAWDLFTDQDTRSLILFGASAPTELAEISVLHRPAGLFAPIAVGDTAVIGDKAFSVTAVGSEAMHTLQELGHCTLCFKGGKVPERPGCIMLEGDERLLRADLAAGKTIEFY from the coding sequence ATGAAATATTATACTGAAATCACGACTATCGGCACGGAAGCCTGGGATCTCTTCACCGATCAGGACACGCGTTCGCTGATTCTTTTCGGCGCTTCGGCTCCGACTGAATTGGCGGAGATCTCCGTTTTGCACCGGCCGGCCGGACTTTTCGCTCCCATTGCTGTCGGCGATACGGCCGTTATCGGTGATAAAGCCTTCTCCGTTACGGCCGTCGGCAGTGAGGCCATGCATACGCTGCAGGAGTTGGGGCATTGTACGCTCTGCTTTAAAGGCGGCAAGGTGCCGGAGCGGCCGGGCTGTATTATGTTGGAAGGCGATGAACGATTGCTCCGAGCCGATTTGGCGGCGGGAAAAACGATCGAATTTTATTGA
- a CDS encoding NAD(P)H-dependent oxidoreductase, producing MDIKLLRREESGQIIRTGIVGAGQMGRGMVSQMTLMKGIRPSLVADHSLEKIIGAFHLAGIDDGDIAVAGTVAEANRYLEQGRYVAVEDSEIVSQADGIDCVVDVTGVPEAGVKIAVDSMNNGKHVVMMDVETDVVVGPYLKRLGDCNGVIYTGSAGDEPGAVMELYSFARAMGMEVKVIGKGKNNVIDYECNPDTVRAEATQRKMSPRMLCSFKDGTKTMVEMTAMSNATGLVPDVIGGHGPQASAANCCADLNRLFRLKKDGGILNRHGVVEYVNGIAPGVFVTVSTANQEIAFELDYLKVGPGPLWTFYRPYHLCNLETPLTVAKAVIDGEATLVPMDGPVSEVVTVAKKDLRVGEHLDGIGGWTTYGSIATAAETYRSGYVLYGLVNKNAVVTRPVKKGTLLTMDMVRLDRTTQLYQTRLAQDRFYGKGTLLRQE from the coding sequence ATGGATATAAAACTGCTGCGCCGGGAAGAGAGCGGTCAAATTATCAGGACCGGCATTGTCGGCGCCGGTCAGATGGGGCGCGGCATGGTTTCGCAGATGACCTTGATGAAAGGGATCAGACCGTCGCTGGTCGCCGATCACAGCTTGGAGAAAATCATCGGCGCCTTTCATCTTGCCGGCATTGATGACGGCGATATTGCCGTTGCCGGCACCGTAGCGGAAGCCAACCGCTACTTGGAACAAGGTCGTTATGTTGCCGTTGAAGACAGCGAAATTGTTTCTCAAGCTGACGGCATCGACTGCGTCGTCGATGTTACCGGTGTACCTGAAGCGGGTGTAAAGATCGCCGTTGATTCCATGAACAACGGCAAACATGTCGTTATGATGGATGTTGAAACGGACGTTGTTGTCGGCCCGTATTTGAAACGCCTCGGTGATTGCAACGGTGTTATTTACACCGGGTCCGCCGGCGATGAGCCGGGAGCGGTCATGGAATTATACAGTTTTGCCCGCGCGATGGGGATGGAAGTCAAGGTCATAGGCAAGGGCAAAAACAATGTGATTGATTATGAATGCAATCCCGACACGGTTCGTGCGGAGGCGACGCAGCGCAAAATGAGTCCCCGTATGCTCTGTTCTTTCAAGGACGGGACGAAGACGATGGTGGAAATGACGGCCATGTCCAATGCGACAGGGCTGGTGCCCGATGTTATCGGCGGTCACGGACCGCAGGCGTCGGCTGCGAATTGCTGCGCCGATTTGAATCGGCTCTTCAGGCTGAAAAAAGACGGCGGTATTTTAAACCGCCACGGTGTCGTCGAATATGTCAACGGTATCGCGCCGGGCGTTTTTGTAACGGTGTCAACGGCAAATCAAGAGATCGCCTTTGAACTGGATTATTTGAAAGTAGGTCCCGGTCCGCTCTGGACCTTTTATCGGCCGTATCATCTCTGCAATTTGGAAACGCCCCTGACCGTGGCTAAGGCGGTTATTGACGGCGAAGCGACACTCGTTCCGATGGACGGGCCCGTCAGTGAAGTCGTTACTGTGGCCAAGAAAGATCTGCGTGTCGGCGAACATCTTGACGGCATCGGCGGCTGGACAACGTACGGGTCGATCGCGACGGCGGCGGAAACGTACCGCAGCGGCTATGTCCTTTACGGCCTGGTCAACAAGAACGCAGTCGTTACGCGACCGGTCAAAAAGGGGACGCTGCTGACCATGGATATGGTTCGGCTTGACAGGACAACGCAGCTTTATCAAACGCGCCTGGCTCAAGATCGTTTTTACGGCAAGGGGACGCTTTTACGGCAGGAGTAA
- a CDS encoding PTS glucitol/sorbitol transporter subunit IIB, with the protein MYCTAVVRNGAGGWGGPLTITPTEHKHKIVSITGGGIHPLAAELAELTGCEAVDGFTTGVPDGEILAVVIDCGGTARCGVYPKKNILTINTVPVGKIGPLARFITADLYVSGVTSDCISRQADAAQAAPIRAREGRAISGEAIGAAQTAQKRNIVTRIGISIGRIVNIFYAAGRESIDITIKSILPFMAFVSMILGIISASGIGGIIANTISPVAGTLPGMLVISFICAIPFVSPILGPGAVIAQVVGTLLGAEIGLGHIPPQYALPALFAINAQVGADFVPVGLSLGEAEPETIELGVPAVLYSRVITGPLAVLIAYAASIGLY; encoded by the coding sequence ATGTATTGTACAGCAGTTGTCAGAAACGGCGCAGGCGGTTGGGGCGGACCGCTGACCATCACGCCGACGGAACACAAGCATAAGATTGTCAGCATCACCGGCGGCGGTATTCACCCGTTGGCCGCGGAGCTGGCCGAATTGACCGGATGTGAAGCTGTTGACGGATTTACGACAGGCGTTCCTGACGGAGAAATTTTAGCCGTCGTCATCGATTGCGGCGGCACAGCCCGCTGCGGCGTGTACCCGAAAAAAAATATCCTTACGATCAATACGGTTCCGGTAGGAAAGATCGGGCCGTTGGCACGTTTTATTACGGCAGATCTGTATGTATCGGGCGTGACTTCAGACTGTATTTCCCGTCAGGCCGATGCGGCGCAGGCGGCGCCTATCCGTGCTCGGGAGGGGCGGGCGATAAGCGGCGAAGCGATTGGCGCCGCTCAAACGGCGCAGAAGCGCAATATCGTTACGCGCATCGGCATTTCGATTGGCCGAATCGTCAATATCTTTTATGCCGCCGGCAGGGAAAGCATTGACATTACCATCAAAAGCATCTTGCCGTTCATGGCTTTTGTCAGCATGATTTTGGGCATTATCAGCGCTTCCGGCATCGGCGGCATCATTGCCAATACCATCTCGCCTGTAGCCGGTACGCTGCCGGGAATGCTTGTCATTTCGTTTATCTGCGCGATTCCGTTCGTTTCGCCTATTCTCGGACCGGGTGCCGTTATCGCCCAAGTAGTCGGCACGCTTTTGGGGGCGGAGATCGGCTTGGGGCATATTCCGCCACAATATGCGCTGCCGGCGTTGTTTGCGATCAACGCGCAGGTCGGCGCCGATTTCGTGCCGGTCGGTCTCAGCTTGGGGGAGGCTGAGCCGGAAACGATCGAGCTGGGCGTGCCTGCCGTTTTGTATTCCCGCGTCATTACGGGGCCGCTGGCCGTCTTGATCGCTTATGCAGCCAGCATCGGTTTGTATTGA
- a CDS encoding sugar-binding transcriptional regulator translates to MKRIVDDARLIFKCCTLYYEDRLGQQEICRLLGVSRPTVSRMLKLGRERGIVKIEVINPAAVEYGDLERQLEKTFCLQEAIVVGNSRLEAAGDHISRAVGSAVLTYLNRILEDGQYIGVTMGRSLQNVVTSPYNGGNPIHCTFVPIIGGVGENQLEMHSNYLVTKFAELYGASCLQFFSPALFSDKTVLEGFKREQSIRSIFAVFDRLDVVLVGIGVPSSTYSTVFYMDYVAQDMLEAFSAQGAVGDICLQYYDAVGGTAAFRPYNERVAGMELAALKKVPRRIGIVAGTQKAGAVLGAVRGGYVNTLITDAACAEAILQAAANCRREA, encoded by the coding sequence ATGAAACGAATAGTCGATGATGCGAGGTTGATCTTTAAGTGCTGCACCCTGTATTATGAAGATCGCCTGGGGCAGCAGGAAATTTGTCGCTTACTGGGCGTCTCCCGGCCTACGGTATCGCGGATGCTGAAGCTTGGCCGAGAGCGGGGAATCGTCAAGATCGAAGTTATCAACCCCGCTGCTGTGGAATACGGTGATCTTGAGCGACAGTTGGAGAAAACATTCTGCCTGCAAGAAGCCATTGTCGTCGGCAACAGCCGTCTGGAAGCGGCCGGCGATCATATCAGCCGCGCCGTAGGAAGCGCTGTTCTCACCTATTTGAATCGCATTTTGGAAGACGGGCAGTACATCGGTGTGACGATGGGGAGGTCGCTGCAGAATGTCGTAACGTCGCCGTATAACGGCGGCAATCCCATTCATTGTACCTTTGTGCCGATCATCGGCGGCGTCGGCGAAAACCAGCTGGAAATGCATTCCAATTATCTGGTCACTAAATTCGCCGAATTGTACGGTGCTTCGTGTTTACAGTTTTTTTCGCCGGCCCTCTTTTCCGACAAAACGGTTCTGGAAGGATTTAAACGGGAACAATCGATACGCAGCATCTTTGCCGTTTTTGATCGTCTGGATGTTGTCCTCGTCGGGATCGGTGTGCCGAGCAGCACCTATTCCACCGTCTTTTACATGGACTATGTCGCGCAGGATATGTTGGAAGCGTTTTCGGCGCAAGGTGCCGTCGGTGATATTTGCTTGCAGTACTATGACGCTGTCGGCGGCACGGCGGCTTTTCGGCCGTATAATGAACGGGTGGCGGGAATGGAACTGGCGGCGTTGAAAAAAGTGCCGCGCCGCATCGGGATCGTGGCCGGCACGCAGAAAGCCGGCGCCGTTCTCGGGGCTGTTCGCGGCGGGTATGTTAACACGTTGATTACCGACGCGGCTTGCGCTGAAGCGATTTTACAGGCGGCGGCGAACTGTCGTCGCGAAGCATGA
- a CDS encoding phosphomannomutase/phosphoglucomutase produces MEKKVDLMSLQNGSDVRGIAVAGVTGEDVNLTADAVNRIAAGFAAFLAAKTGKAGSALKIAVGHDSRVSAATMKHGVLSGLAAQGVQPFDCGLASTPAMFMSIVFAETAMDGAVMITASHLPFNRNGLKFFTADGGLEKDEITEVLRRASDLSAGVADTSSVPQLAILDLYAAHLRRLISGALGLDEAAEPLAGMHVVVDAGNGAGGFFATAVLAPLGADIAGSQFLDPDGTFPNHVPNPENKEAMASVSRAVREAQGDLGLIFDTDVDRMSAVLSDGREINRNALIAMMAAILAPLYPGSTIVTDSVTSDELTVFLETHLGLKHHRYMRGYKNVINECRRLNGQGIVSPLAIETSGHGALRENYYLDDGAYLAVKLLVAATQAKRAGSSLDEIIAALKEPAESAEYRLRITTREGVQAYGQEVLRIFAARATAAGITLAEPSYEGVRLVFPKGWALLRMSLHDPNMPLNVESKERGDCALIRRQLRPLLTGLAGLDTEVLQE; encoded by the coding sequence ATGGAAAAAAAAGTTGATCTGATGAGTTTACAGAACGGTAGTGATGTGCGCGGCATTGCCGTCGCCGGCGTTACCGGCGAAGACGTAAATTTGACGGCTGATGCAGTCAACCGGATAGCCGCCGGTTTTGCAGCTTTTTTGGCAGCAAAAACGGGTAAAGCCGGCAGTGCGTTAAAGATCGCCGTCGGTCATGACTCGCGCGTTTCGGCGGCAACGATGAAACACGGCGTTTTGAGCGGGCTGGCGGCACAGGGTGTACAGCCTTTTGATTGCGGCTTGGCGTCGACGCCGGCCATGTTCATGTCCATCGTGTTTGCTGAGACGGCAATGGATGGTGCCGTTATGATTACGGCAAGTCATTTGCCCTTTAACCGTAACGGGCTGAAATTTTTTACCGCTGACGGCGGCCTGGAAAAAGACGAGATTACAGAAGTTCTGCGCCGGGCTTCGGACTTGTCGGCAGGCGTTGCAGATACGTCGTCTGTGCCGCAGTTGGCGATTCTCGATCTATATGCCGCGCACCTGCGCCGGCTGATCAGCGGCGCACTTGGTCTCGATGAAGCGGCGGAACCGCTTGCCGGCATGCACGTCGTTGTCGATGCTGGTAATGGCGCCGGCGGCTTTTTTGCGACAGCTGTTTTGGCTCCTCTCGGCGCCGATATTGCCGGCAGTCAGTTTCTTGATCCGGACGGAACTTTTCCCAATCATGTTCCCAATCCTGAAAATAAGGAGGCCATGGCATCCGTCAGTCGTGCCGTTCGTGAGGCGCAAGGCGATTTGGGCCTTATTTTTGATACGGACGTCGACCGCATGAGCGCTGTCCTGTCGGACGGCAGAGAAATAAACCGCAATGCGTTGATTGCCATGATGGCGGCCATTTTAGCGCCTCTTTATCCGGGCAGTACGATCGTTACCGATTCCGTTACGTCCGATGAGTTGACTGTGTTCCTGGAAACTCATTTGGGGTTGAAGCACCATCGGTATATGCGCGGTTATAAGAATGTGATCAATGAATGCCGGCGGTTGAACGGGCAGGGGATCGTCTCGCCGCTGGCGATTGAAACTTCTGGCCATGGCGCATTGCGTGAAAACTATTATCTCGACGACGGCGCTTATTTGGCCGTCAAACTCTTGGTGGCGGCGACGCAGGCCAAACGTGCCGGGAGTTCTCTGGATGAAATCATTGCGGCGCTAAAGGAGCCGGCAGAGTCTGCCGAATACAGATTACGGATTACGACAAGGGAAGGGGTGCAGGCTTACGGACAGGAAGTCTTGCGGATTTTTGCCGCCAGAGCGACAGCTGCAGGTATTACGTTGGCCGAACCGTCTTATGAAGGCGTGCGCCTCGTTTTTCCCAAGGGCTGGGCGTTGCTGCGCATGTCTCTGCACGATCCCAATATGCCTTTGAATGTGGAAAGTAAAGAACGCGGCGACTGTGCATTAATACGCCGCCAGCTGAGGCCTCTGCTCACCGGTTTGGCCGGTCTGGATACGGAGGTCTTGCAGGAATAA
- a CDS encoding transketolase family protein: MGTATRAAYGKMLKTELYKNPDVVVLDADLGNATRSISFKEVAPERYFDMGISEQDMMGTAAGLAAAGKIPVASTFAIFAAGRAFEQIRNSICYPKLNVKICATHAGLTVGEDGGTHQAVEDISLMRSLPNMTVINPADAKEAEEAVKAIVAYDGPVYVRLGRAEVEDIHGADYTFRWGKGEILRDGDDAVVFATGIMVGKALAAADALAAEGMQIRVVNIHTIKPIDAELVIASARKTGKVVTAEEHSVIGGLGSAVAEVLARYAPTKQAFVGIQDTFGESGSPKDLLEKYSLTADEIVKAIKSL; the protein is encoded by the coding sequence ATGGGGACAGCTACACGTGCGGCATATGGCAAGATGCTGAAAACGGAACTCTATAAAAATCCGGACGTTGTCGTCCTGGATGCCGATCTCGGCAATGCAACGAGATCGATCAGCTTTAAGGAAGTCGCGCCGGAACGGTATTTCGATATGGGAATTTCCGAACAGGATATGATGGGGACGGCTGCCGGACTGGCCGCTGCAGGCAAGATTCCGGTGGCCAGCACGTTTGCCATCTTCGCGGCAGGGCGTGCATTTGAGCAGATTCGCAATTCCATCTGCTATCCGAAGCTCAACGTCAAGATCTGCGCTACCCATGCGGGACTTACTGTCGGCGAAGACGGCGGGACGCATCAGGCGGTGGAAGATATTTCTCTGATGCGCAGCTTGCCGAATATGACTGTCATCAATCCTGCCGATGCCAAAGAAGCGGAAGAAGCCGTTAAAGCGATTGTCGCGTATGACGGCCCTGTTTACGTCCGTCTCGGCAGAGCGGAAGTGGAAGATATTCATGGCGCCGACTATACCTTCCGCTGGGGTAAAGGGGAGATCCTGCGTGACGGTGACGACGCCGTCGTTTTCGCTACGGGCATCATGGTCGGTAAGGCTTTAGCGGCGGCAGATGCATTGGCTGCCGAAGGAATGCAGATTCGTGTCGTCAATATTCATACGATCAAGCCGATCGACGCCGAATTAGTTATCGCCTCGGCGCGGAAAACGGGGAAAGTGGTTACTGCTGAAGAACACAGCGTTATCGGCGGCCTCGGTTCTGCCGTCGCCGAAGTACTGGCCAGATACGCGCCGACAAAACAGGCTTTCGTGGGTATTCAAGATACGTTCGGTGAATCCGGTTCGCCGAAGGACTTGTTGGAAAAATACAGTCTTACGGCCGATGAGATCGTCAAAGCCATAAAAAGTTTATAA
- a CDS encoding PTS glucitol/sorbitol transporter subunit IIC, with product MEIIASCANGFMDLFKAGAVTFTGFVTAIIPLIIVLMTAVNSVIKLIGEDRFFSFAQRATRYRITRYTVVPVLSIIFLGSPMCFSFGRFVEEKYKPAFYDAAVSFVHPVTGIFPHANGSELFVYMGIAAGIQTLGFQLGELAVRYFLVGIVVILLRGIVTEQIYAYMCRKTGRKV from the coding sequence ATGGAAATTATTGCTTCCTGTGCCAATGGCTTCATGGACTTATTCAAAGCCGGCGCAGTTACGTTTACCGGCTTTGTCACGGCCATTATTCCGCTGATTATCGTTTTAATGACGGCAGTCAATTCCGTTATCAAACTGATTGGCGAAGACCGTTTTTTTTCGTTCGCCCAAAGAGCGACGCGGTACCGGATCACGAGATACACTGTCGTTCCCGTGTTGTCGATTATTTTTCTGGGCAGCCCTATGTGCTTTTCTTTCGGGCGATTTGTGGAGGAAAAATATAAACCGGCTTTTTATGACGCGGCAGTCAGCTTCGTTCATCCTGTGACGGGGATCTTTCCTCATGCCAACGGCAGTGAACTCTTCGTCTATATGGGGATTGCCGCAGGGATCCAAACCTTGGGGTTCCAACTCGGTGAACTGGCTGTTCGGTATTTTTTAGTCGGTATCGTCGTCATTTTGCTGCGCGGTATCGTTACGGAGCAGATTTATGCGTATATGTGCCGTAAAACCGGCCGCAAGGTATAG
- a CDS encoding transketolase — translation MINEQLAQHAAHVRTNVVKMLTEAKSGHPGGSLSIVDILQVLYFETMHIDPKNPKMADRDRFVLSKGHSAPGLYATLVERGFFPEDELWKLRKCNAMLQGHPDMKHTPGVDMSTGSLGQGLSAANGMALAAKLDKADWRVYAICGDGEIQEGQIWEAAMSSAHYQLDNLTVFIDHNKLQIDGANEDVMSVMPIAEKFRAFGWHVLEISGHDFDAIRSALALAKNTKGRPTAIVAETVKGKGVSFMENEVGWHGKAPNGEQCAQAVKELGGEA, via the coding sequence ATGATCAATGAACAACTGGCGCAGCATGCCGCACACGTACGCACAAACGTTGTCAAGATGCTGACCGAAGCAAAATCAGGGCATCCCGGCGGATCCCTTTCCATCGTCGATATACTGCAAGTATTATATTTTGAAACGATGCATATCGATCCGAAAAATCCGAAAATGGCTGATCGCGATCGTTTTGTCCTTTCCAAAGGGCATAGCGCTCCCGGTCTCTATGCGACTTTGGTTGAACGAGGCTTTTTCCCGGAAGACGAATTATGGAAGCTCCGCAAGTGTAACGCCATGCTTCAAGGGCACCCCGATATGAAGCATACGCCCGGCGTCGATATGTCGACAGGTTCTCTCGGCCAAGGGTTGTCCGCGGCCAACGGCATGGCACTGGCTGCGAAATTGGATAAAGCGGACTGGCGCGTTTATGCTATCTGCGGTGACGGTGAGATCCAGGAAGGGCAGATCTGGGAAGCGGCCATGTCGTCGGCTCATTATCAGCTGGATAACCTTACCGTTTTCATTGACCACAACAAGCTGCAGATCGACGGCGCTAATGAAGACGTCATGTCGGTCATGCCGATAGCTGAAAAATTCCGCGCCTTCGGTTGGCATGTGCTGGAAATTTCCGGTCATGATTTTGACGCTATTCGTAGCGCTCTCGCCTTGGCAAAAAATACGAAAGGTCGCCCGACAGCCATTGTTGCCGAAACGGTGAAGGGCAAAGGCGTGTCGTTCATGGAAAATGAAGTAGGCTGGCACGGTAAAGCTCCGAACGGGGAACAATGTGCGCAGGCGGTTAAGGAATTGGGAGGCGAAGCATAA
- a CDS encoding Cof-type HAD-IIB family hydrolase, giving the protein MTAYQIIACDMDETLLSSDATICRRNIEAIAAARRAGVKFVPATGRGYASLEGVLKSTGLWQQEKEYVISFNGGCITENKSNRRLYWNPLPFTTAAALYEKGIAYGLCLHAYTADTVYIYRPSAAEIHFLNGRMAFTETTERSLDFLAGQDIVKLIYMHPDMTYLQNLQKELQPLLRSVCVSFSSNRYLEFANEGVTKAAALYKLADLLHVPYAETLAIGDNINDAAMLRAAGLGVGVANLHEAIREDCDVVTAATNNEGAVAEAITRFVLNHT; this is encoded by the coding sequence ATGACCGCTTATCAAATTATCGCTTGCGACATGGATGAAACCTTGTTGTCCAGCGACGCCACCATTTGCCGGCGCAACATCGAAGCCATTGCCGCAGCCCGCCGTGCCGGCGTCAAATTCGTTCCGGCCACAGGACGGGGCTATGCATCGTTAGAAGGCGTCCTGAAAAGCACGGGACTTTGGCAGCAGGAAAAAGAATATGTCATTTCGTTCAACGGCGGCTGCATTACGGAAAACAAAAGCAACAGGCGTCTATATTGGAATCCTCTGCCGTTTACAACGGCGGCGGCTCTCTATGAAAAAGGGATAGCATACGGTCTTTGCCTGCATGCGTATACGGCGGATACTGTCTATATCTATCGGCCCAGTGCCGCTGAAATCCACTTTTTAAACGGCCGCATGGCCTTTACGGAAACAACGGAAAGAAGCCTGGATTTTCTGGCCGGACAGGATATTGTAAAATTGATTTACATGCATCCCGACATGACTTACTTGCAAAACCTGCAAAAAGAACTGCAACCCCTTCTGCGTTCCGTCTGTGTCAGCTTTTCCAGTAACCGTTATCTGGAGTTCGCCAATGAAGGCGTTACCAAAGCCGCCGCGCTCTATAAACTGGCTGATCTTCTCCATGTTCCGTATGCGGAAACGCTGGCCATCGGCGATAATATCAATGACGCCGCCATGCTCCGCGCCGCCGGATTGGGCGTCGGTGTCGCCAACCTCCATGAAGCAATCCGCGAAGACTGTGACGTCGTGACGGCGGCAACCAATAACGAAGGAGCCGTCGCGGAAGCAATTACCCGTTTTGTACTTAATCATACGTAA
- the htpG gene encoding molecular chaperone HtpG, which translates to MAKETYEFQAETKQLLDLMIHSIYTNHEIFLRELISNASDAIDKLHYQSLTNGELLEGDTDFVIHLTPDAEQKTLTLSDNGIGMDREELIANLGTIAQSGTKAFLEQLRQAKDKDEHVSDKELIGQFGVGFYSAFMVARSVAVVTRKAGQSQAYRWESSGDGAYTLEECEKEKHGTEIIVTLQDAFCAAGSDENYTDTYTLQRLVKKYSDYIRYPITMNFVIEEVPKDAEGKPVEGAAAEKRNELRTLNSMQPLWTRSKSDIKPEEYKDFFQHQFYEWDEPMEIFHTKAEGAVEYTSLLFIPGSAPFNLYYSDYEPGIQLYSRHVFIMDKCKDLLPDYLRFVKGLVDSPDLSLNISRELLQQSRELKLIGRNLEKNILKTLTRKMDKERESYEKFWAEYGKSLKIGIYSGMMSGENKVDKLKDLLLFMSSKDGKLCSLKEYTARMKDGQEKIYYATGKDKAAIDGLPQMELLRERDLEVLYMLDPVDEFAVEAVGEYAGKKFHSISRGDLDLEDEAFKAEKKKNEDMAKSNEALLSDMKSVLDGKVVDVRLSNRLKTGAVCLVADAAGPSIAMEQAFAAADNPMLKARRILEINPHHDLFSRLQHLHEGGKDTDGFRDYCGLLYDQALLLEGIMPDDPVAFANKVAAMMAK; encoded by the coding sequence ATGGCAAAAGAAACGTATGAGTTTCAAGCGGAAACGAAACAACTGTTGGATCTTATGATCCATTCCATTTATACGAATCACGAGATTTTTCTGCGGGAATTGATTTCCAATGCTTCCGATGCGATTGATAAGCTGCATTATCAATCACTGACGAACGGCGAACTGCTGGAAGGCGATACGGATTTCGTCATTCATTTGACACCTGATGCGGAGCAGAAGACGTTGACCTTGTCCGACAACGGGATCGGTATGGACCGTGAAGAATTGATTGCCAATTTAGGTACGATCGCGCAATCGGGGACGAAGGCCTTTCTGGAACAGCTGCGCCAGGCTAAGGACAAGGATGAACATGTTTCCGATAAGGAGCTGATCGGCCAATTCGGCGTCGGCTTCTACTCGGCCTTTATGGTGGCCCGGTCCGTTGCCGTCGTTACGCGGAAAGCCGGCCAATCGCAGGCGTACCGTTGGGAATCGAGCGGTGACGGCGCCTATACGTTGGAAGAATGCGAAAAAGAAAAACACGGCACCGAAATCATCGTGACCTTGCAGGATGCTTTTTGCGCTGCCGGCAGCGATGAAAACTATACGGATACGTATACGTTGCAGCGTCTGGTCAAAAAGTATTCGGATTACATCCGTTATCCGATTACGATGAATTTCGTCATTGAAGAAGTTCCGAAAGATGCCGAAGGCAAACCGGTGGAAGGGGCTGCGGCGGAAAAACGAAACGAGTTGCGGACATTGAATTCGATGCAGCCTTTGTGGACCCGCAGCAAATCGGACATCAAGCCGGAAGAGTATAAGGACTTTTTCCAACACCAATTCTACGAATGGGATGAACCGATGGAGATTTTCCATACGAAGGCGGAAGGCGCCGTCGAATATACGTCGCTTCTCTTCATTCCCGGCAGTGCTCCGTTCAATCTGTATTACAGTGATTATGAACCGGGCATCCAGCTGTATTCCCGACACGTATTCATTATGGACAAATGTAAGGACCTGTTGCCAGACTATCTCCGGTTTGTAAAGGGGCTCGTCGATTCGCCGGATCTGTCTTTGAATATTTCCCGTGAATTATTGCAGCAGAGCCGCGAATTAAAACTTATCGGCAGAAATCTGGAAAAGAATATTCTCAAGACGTTGACGAGAAAAATGGATAAGGAACGCGAAAGCTATGAAAAGTTCTGGGCCGAATACGGAAAATCGTTGAAAATAGGTATTTACAGCGGCATGATGAGCGGCGAGAACAAGGTGGATAAGTTAAAGGATCTGCTTCTGTTCATGTCGTCTAAAGACGGCAAGCTTTGCTCCTTAAAGGAATATACGGCGCGCATGAAAGACGGTCAGGAAAAGATCTATTATGCGACAGGCAAGGATAAGGCGGCCATCGACGGGTTGCCGCAAATGGAATTGCTTCGCGAACGGGATCTGGAAGTGTTGTACATGCTTGACCCTGTCGACGAATTTGCCGTTGAAGCCGTTGGCGAATATGCAGGAAAGAAATTTCATTCTATCAGCCGCGGCGATCTGGATTTGGAAGACGAGGCGTTCAAGGCGGAAAAGAAGAAAAATGAAGATATGGCCAAGTCGAATGAAGCTCTTCTCAGCGATATGAAGTCGGTTTTGGACGGCAAGGTCGTCGACGTCCGTCTCTCGAACCGCCTGAAGACCGGCGCCGTTTGCCTTGTAGCTGATGCGGCAGGTCCCTCCATCGCAATGGAGCAGGCTTTTGCCGCTGCCGATAATCCGATGCTTAAGGCACGGCGGATTTTAGAAATCAATCCGCACCATGATCTTTTCAGCCGCTTGCAGCATTTGCATGAAGGCGGTAAAGATACCGACGGTTTCCGCGATTACTGTGGTCTCCTTTACGATCAGGCCCTGCTCCTGGAAGGGATCATGCCCGATGATCCCGTTGCCTTCGCCAACAAGGTGGCGGCCATGATGGCTAAATAA
- a CDS encoding transcriptional regulator GutM, translated as MSLELFFIILFALMIMQVIGTHFQIKAYRRAIHRLHKKGHIGIGGKRSRFGPGQIVIIACDGRGAITGGEMMSGMTVFSRFQEIPDISGKSIYEMERRYSAAGRRARHLYAGHLQAVQALVSRLETGGQ; from the coding sequence ATGTCGCTGGAATTATTTTTTATTATTCTTTTTGCCTTGATGATCATGCAGGTGATCGGAACTCATTTTCAGATAAAAGCGTATCGAAGGGCAATTCATCGCCTTCATAAAAAGGGGCATATCGGAATTGGCGGTAAACGTTCCCGCTTCGGGCCCGGTCAAATCGTAATCATAGCCTGCGACGGCCGTGGCGCCATTACGGGCGGAGAAATGATGAGCGGTATGACCGTTTTCAGCCGTTTCCAGGAGATCCCCGATATTTCAGGCAAATCAATTTATGAAATGGAACGACGTTATTCGGCGGCAGGTCGAAGAGCGCGTCACCTTTACGCCGGACACCTGCAAGCGGTGCAGGCCTTGGTCAGTAGACTGGAGACAGGCGGACAGTAA